One Chordicoccus furentiruminis DNA window includes the following coding sequences:
- a CDS encoding alpha-hydroxy-acid oxidizing protein, with protein MEREANWPGPEGLIPALPKDASNASWHTRRFLDEILIEERIIGTHVADISMQLWGKRFASPIMMPAFSHLNKAGLDHSPMEEYAQAAKSLGIVNWVGMESDADYAKIAEAGAETIRIIKPFADSEKIRAQMDFAVRHRAFAVGIDIDHSIGTDGETDVVDGERLGTLTGRDIEGFAEFAHKLGVPFVAKGVLSSRDAAICEKAGADAIVVSHHHGRLPFAVPPAMILPDIRKVTGKMKIFADCSVDDGRDAYKLMALGADAVSTGRAILPGLLKEGAPAVEKKMRQMNCQLKELMGYTGVETLDAFDATVLWYHGRHFGAE; from the coding sequence ATGGAAAGAGAAGCAAACTGGCCGGGACCGGAGGGACTTATCCCGGCGCTGCCTAAGGACGCGTCGAACGCAAGCTGGCATACAAGGCGGTTTCTGGATGAAATCCTCATCGAGGAGCGTATCATCGGGACGCACGTGGCGGATATCTCGATGCAGCTCTGGGGAAAGCGTTTCGCGTCGCCGATCATGATGCCGGCCTTTTCGCATCTCAACAAAGCCGGGCTCGATCATAGCCCGATGGAAGAATACGCGCAGGCGGCAAAGAGCCTGGGAATTGTCAACTGGGTCGGAATGGAATCCGATGCAGACTACGCGAAAATTGCCGAAGCCGGTGCTGAGACAATCCGCATCATCAAGCCTTTTGCAGACAGTGAAAAGATCAGGGCGCAGATGGACTTTGCCGTGAGACATCGGGCTTTTGCGGTCGGCATCGATATTGATCACAGCATCGGGACAGACGGTGAAACGGATGTGGTCGACGGTGAAAGACTCGGAACACTGACGGGTCGGGATATTGAAGGATTTGCGGAGTTTGCACATAAACTGGGCGTTCCGTTTGTGGCAAAGGGCGTTCTCAGCTCAAGAGATGCCGCTATCTGCGAGAAAGCAGGCGCGGATGCCATTGTGGTCAGCCATCATCACGGGAGACTGCCTTTTGCCGTACCGCCGGCGATGATTCTCCCGGATATCCGAAAAGTTACAGGGAAAATGAAGATTTTCGCTGACTGTTCTGTCGATGACGGAAGAGATGCCTACAAGCTTATGGCGCTTGGGGCCGATGCCGTCTCAACCGGGCGTGCCATCCTGCCGGGGCTTCTAAAAGAGGGAGCGCCGGCCGTCGAGAAGAAAATGCGGCAGATGAATTGCCAGTTAAAAGAGCTGATGGGGTATACGGGCGTGGAGACACTTGATGCGTTTGATGCAACGGTGCTCTGGTATCACGGGCGGCACTTCGGAGCGGAATGA
- a CDS encoding MalY/PatB family protein, with protein sequence MAERNLDFNMYVDRRNTDCLKYDFAKRRGLPEDVLPLWVADMDFRTSSYVEEALVERAKNGVFGYTESGEDYFQAVAGWMERHHSWKVRQEYLIKTPGVVFALAMAVRAFTREGDNVLIQQPVYYPFSEVILENGRNAVSSDLYLGEDNRYHIDFEDFERKIEKNDIGLFLMCSPHNPVGRVWTRDELMKIGEICVRHNVIVVSDEIHNDFIFEGEHHVFATLSPELEQISVICTAPSKTFNLAAMMLSNIFIPDVHLRKRFLREVSAAGVSLLSAFGLTACQAAYEHGEQWYQAMLSYVRGNIEYVYRYAQEHFKKIRVVHLEGTYLMWLDFRGTGLSSGEIDQKIIYEAKLWLDSGKIFGSAGKGFQRINTACQRATLEEAMERIRRTFEA encoded by the coding sequence ATGGCGGAGAGAAACCTCGATTTTAACATGTATGTGGATCGCAGAAACACTGACTGCCTGAAATATGACTTCGCAAAGCGCAGAGGGCTGCCGGAGGATGTGCTCCCGCTCTGGGTTGCGGACATGGATTTTCGAACCTCGTCCTATGTGGAGGAAGCTCTGGTGGAGCGCGCAAAAAACGGCGTGTTCGGATACACTGAGTCCGGGGAGGATTATTTTCAGGCGGTCGCCGGCTGGATGGAGCGCCACCACAGCTGGAAGGTTCGACAGGAGTATCTGATCAAGACACCTGGCGTTGTGTTCGCGCTGGCGATGGCAGTCAGGGCCTTCACGAGGGAAGGAGATAACGTCCTCATTCAGCAGCCGGTCTACTATCCGTTCAGCGAGGTGATTCTGGAGAATGGGAGAAATGCGGTCAGCAGCGATCTCTACCTTGGAGAGGACAATCGCTACCACATCGACTTTGAGGATTTCGAGCGCAAGATTGAAAAGAACGACATCGGCCTGTTTCTGATGTGCAGTCCGCACAATCCGGTCGGAAGAGTCTGGACACGCGATGAGCTGATGAAGATCGGGGAGATCTGCGTCCGTCACAACGTCATTGTCGTCAGTGATGAGATCCACAACGACTTCATATTCGAGGGAGAGCACCATGTTTTTGCGACGCTGAGCCCTGAGCTTGAACAGATTTCAGTCATCTGCACGGCGCCCAGCAAGACCTTCAACCTCGCCGCGATGATGCTGTCGAATATCTTTATTCCGGATGTCCATCTGCGAAAGCGTTTTCTGAGGGAGGTCAGTGCAGCAGGAGTGAGCCTTTTGTCAGCCTTTGGACTGACGGCCTGCCAGGCGGCATATGAGCACGGGGAACAGTGGTATCAGGCGATGCTTTCCTATGTAAGGGGAAATATCGAGTATGTGTATCGCTACGCGCAGGAGCATTTCAAAAAGATCCGGGTGGTCCATCTGGAGGGCACCTATCTGATGTGGCTGGATTTTCGGGGGACGGGACTGTCGTCCGGGGAGATTGACCAGAAGATCATCTATGAGGCAAAGCTGTGGCTGGATTCCGGAAAGATTTTCGGAAGTGCCGGAAAAGGCTTTCAGCGGATCAACACCGCCTGCCAGCGCGCTACCCTCGAGGAGGCGATGGAGCGGATCCGGAGAACCTTCGAAGCGTAA
- a CDS encoding hydroxyethylthiazole kinase, with protein MPFFSETGTAIFRSIRRTRPLIHLITNPVTMNDVVNLVLASGATAICADSPKEAAEISGLADATVLNIGMPSESKAEAMLAAGEKANELGHPLILDPVGAGASDFRQRILKTLLERLHFTCIRGNQSEMAALLGVSYPSRGVEEAGVCLEPDRLQELSERYDTVLAVTGETDLTVSKERILVSHTGTPLQKRITGSGCMLSGLLAAALAGSTAPSSGPTLRLGDTSGIASLVHETVKAYGCLASEAEKEMEASSSHGTMAFRSRLIDAVSTAGL; from the coding sequence ATGCCATTTTTCTCAGAAACAGGCACCGCCATCTTCAGAAGCATACGCCGGACCCGGCCGCTGATTCATCTGATCACCAATCCAGTGACAATGAATGACGTCGTCAATCTCGTTCTTGCCTCAGGCGCGACCGCAATCTGTGCGGATTCCCCGAAAGAGGCGGCAGAGATTTCAGGGCTGGCCGACGCGACGGTTCTGAATATCGGCATGCCTTCTGAATCAAAAGCGGAGGCGATGCTGGCCGCCGGAGAGAAAGCCAACGAACTCGGACATCCGCTGATTCTGGATCCGGTCGGCGCCGGCGCTTCCGATTTCCGGCAGCGCATTCTGAAAACGCTGCTAGAGCGGCTTCATTTCACCTGCATCCGCGGCAATCAGTCGGAAATGGCCGCCTTGCTCGGAGTCTCTTATCCTTCCCGCGGCGTGGAGGAAGCCGGAGTTTGTCTGGAGCCTGACCGTCTGCAGGAGCTGTCGGAGCGATACGATACAGTCCTTGCCGTCACCGGTGAAACGGATCTCACCGTCAGCAAAGAACGGATTCTGGTCAGTCATACCGGGACGCCTCTTCAGAAGAGGATCACCGGGAGCGGCTGTATGCTGTCAGGGCTACTCGCGGCCGCTTTGGCCGGATCGACGGCACCGTCTTCGGGTCCGACGCTCCGCCTCGGCGACACATCGGGAATCGCCTCGCTTGTCCATGAAACGGTGAAAGCGTACGGATGCCTTGCCAGTGAAGCCGAGAAGGAGATGGAAGCCTCTTCCAGCCATGGAACGATGGCGTTCCGCAGCCGCCTGATCGATGCCGTCAGCACAGCCGGATTATGA
- the cytX gene encoding putative hydroxymethylpyrimidine transporter CytX — protein MSNQENNSSGSGRFHMTVLQSGLVWFGAGVSIAEILTGTYLAPLGFWKGLAAILTGHLIGCLMMYFAGIIGGRTRRSAMETTRMSFGRLGGIFFALLNILQLVGWTAIMIYDGAGAVNELFKAGIWVWALVIGGLILLWILVGLTNLGWINRIAMSALFILTLVLSGVVFRHGMLPEAAQPSSISFGAAVELSVAMPLSWLPLISDYTREAEAPGRATLASVLVYGLVSVWMYVIGLGAALFTGQSDIAGIMAKAGLGVAALIILILSTVTTTFLDAWSAGISAESLDGRLSGKGKTIAAVVTVIGTLGAALFNMDDITGFLYLIGSVFAPMIAIQIADFFILKKNHDAEKINLRNLIIWAIGFALYRFLMTTDLPLGNTLPDMLLTILLCLTVQKIAGHK, from the coding sequence ATGAGTAATCAGGAAAATAACAGCAGCGGATCCGGCCGCTTTCACATGACCGTTCTCCAGTCCGGCCTCGTCTGGTTCGGCGCCGGCGTCTCGATCGCCGAAATCCTGACCGGCACCTATCTCGCGCCGCTTGGCTTTTGGAAGGGACTGGCTGCGATCCTGACCGGCCATCTGATCGGCTGCCTGATGATGTATTTCGCGGGCATCATCGGCGGGCGCACCCGCCGAAGCGCCATGGAAACCACCCGTATGAGCTTCGGCCGTCTCGGCGGAATCTTCTTCGCCCTTCTGAATATTCTTCAGCTCGTCGGATGGACGGCCATCATGATCTACGACGGTGCAGGAGCCGTCAACGAACTTTTCAAAGCCGGCATCTGGGTCTGGGCACTGGTCATTGGCGGCCTGATTCTGCTCTGGATCCTGGTCGGTCTCACCAATCTGGGCTGGATCAACCGGATCGCGATGTCGGCGCTCTTCATCCTGACGCTGGTTCTGAGCGGCGTGGTCTTCCGGCACGGCATGCTCCCGGAAGCCGCCCAGCCTTCCTCCATCTCCTTCGGCGCGGCTGTGGAGCTCTCCGTCGCGATGCCGCTTTCCTGGCTTCCGCTGATCAGCGATTACACCCGGGAAGCGGAGGCACCCGGACGGGCCACGCTGGCAAGTGTTCTGGTCTACGGCCTCGTCTCTGTCTGGATGTATGTGATCGGACTGGGCGCTGCGCTGTTTACCGGCCAGTCCGACATCGCAGGGATTATGGCAAAGGCAGGTCTTGGCGTCGCAGCCCTGATCATCCTGATTCTCTCCACCGTCACGACTACCTTTCTGGATGCCTGGTCCGCCGGCATTTCAGCCGAGTCTCTGGACGGCCGGCTGAGCGGAAAAGGGAAGACGATCGCCGCGGTCGTCACGGTCATCGGGACACTCGGCGCCGCCCTCTTCAACATGGACGACATCACCGGCTTCCTTTATCTGATCGGCTCTGTCTTCGCCCCGATGATTGCCATCCAGATTGCAGACTTCTTCATTCTGAAGAAGAATCATGATGCCGAAAAAATAAATCTTCGGAATCTGATCATCTGGGCCATCGGCTTTGCCCTTTACCGTTTCCTGATGACAACCGATCTGCCCCTCGGCAATACCCTGCCGGACATGCTTCTGACGATCCTGCTCTGTCTGACTGTACAGAAAATCGCCGGACACAAATAA
- the thiE gene encoding thiamine phosphate synthase — MKFERKMLQLYAVTDRRWLSGRTLEEAVEEALAAGVTMVQLREKNMEPDRLLEEARSLRVLCHRYHVPLLINDSPDICIRADADGVHVGQDDMSVRKARALLGPDKIIGATAHNVAEARTAERLGADYLGCGAAFGSHTKENARPIDRETYRDITSAVHIPVCAIGGITEENIGELRHLGLSGVAVISGIFASDQIGASCRKLLDVSSRL, encoded by the coding sequence ATGAAATTTGAACGAAAGATGCTGCAGCTGTATGCGGTGACGGACCGAAGGTGGCTGTCCGGACGGACGCTGGAAGAGGCGGTCGAAGAGGCGCTTGCCGCCGGCGTCACGATGGTGCAGCTGCGGGAGAAGAACATGGAACCGGATCGGCTGCTGGAAGAGGCCCGCTCTCTTCGGGTGCTCTGCCACCGGTATCATGTTCCGCTTCTGATCAATGACAGCCCCGATATCTGCATCCGAGCCGATGCGGACGGCGTGCATGTCGGTCAGGACGACATGTCGGTCCGGAAGGCCCGGGCGCTTCTTGGCCCCGATAAAATCATCGGGGCGACCGCTCACAACGTCGCGGAAGCGCGGACGGCGGAACGCCTCGGTGCTGACTATCTGGGATGCGGAGCTGCATTTGGTTCCCATACCAAAGAGAACGCCCGGCCAATCGACCGGGAAACGTACCGTGATATCACTTCTGCGGTTCATATTCCGGTCTGCGCGATCGGAGGAATCACGGAAGAAAACATCGGAGAGCTCCGGCACCTGGGTCTGTCCGGCGTCGCGGTCATCTCCGGTATCTTTGCTTCCGATCAGATCGGAGCATCCTGCAGAAAGCTGCTCGATGTCAGCAGCCGCCTGTAA
- the thiD gene encoding bifunctional hydroxymethylpyrimidine kinase/phosphomethylpyrimidine kinase produces the protein MRTALSIAGSDSSGGAGIQADIKTMMANGVYAMSAITAMTAQNTTGVTAIMNATPEFLKAELDEVFTDIFPDAVKIGMVSDSRLIRVIADRLRYYKPAYIVVDPVMVATSGARLISEDAIGTLKQELLPLSTVLTPNIPEAEVLSEMPIRSEEEMITAAACISDRYHCAVLCKGGHQISDANDLLYRSGSFRWFRGKRICNPNTHGTGCTLSSAIAANLAKGFGLDRSVQRAKDYISGALSAMLDLGHGSGPMNHAFCFTGPYMEFARPQSESEVSE, from the coding sequence ATGAGAACTGCATTGTCAATCGCCGGTTCAGACTCAAGCGGCGGCGCCGGCATTCAGGCGGATATCAAGACCATGATGGCCAACGGTGTCTACGCGATGTCCGCCATCACGGCCATGACGGCTCAGAATACAACCGGTGTCACCGCCATCATGAATGCGACGCCGGAGTTTCTGAAAGCGGAACTGGACGAGGTCTTCACGGATATTTTCCCGGATGCCGTGAAGATCGGCATGGTATCGGACAGCCGTCTGATCCGGGTGATCGCGGATCGCCTCCGGTATTACAAGCCGGCTTACATCGTCGTCGACCCGGTCATGGTCGCCACCAGCGGCGCCAGACTGATCAGCGAGGACGCGATCGGGACGCTGAAGCAGGAGCTTCTGCCTCTCTCCACCGTCCTGACGCCCAACATTCCGGAAGCTGAGGTCCTCTCCGAAATGCCGATCCGGTCTGAGGAAGAGATGATCACGGCCGCGGCCTGCATCAGTGACCGGTATCACTGCGCCGTGCTCTGCAAAGGCGGCCACCAGATCAGCGATGCCAACGACCTCCTGTACCGAAGCGGCAGCTTCCGCTGGTTCAGAGGAAAACGCATCTGCAACCCGAATACCCATGGCACCGGATGCACGCTGTCAAGCGCGATCGCCGCCAATCTGGCAAAAGGCTTCGGTCTTGATCGCTCCGTGCAGAGAGCCAAGGACTATATCAGCGGCGCTCTGTCGGCGATGCTGGATCTCGGACACGGCAGCGGTCCGATGAATCACGCGTTCTGCTTCACCGGCCCCTACATGGAATTTGCCCGTCCCCAGTCAGAGAGTGAGGTATCAGAATGA
- a CDS encoding glycogen debranching protein encodes MTNSNSETHQPPAPLERIAGFDVRPGLYQLNGATALPDGAVNFTVHSSGATGCELLLFRPRETEPYAVIPIPNRYRIGDVWSMIVYHLDIEEFEYAYRLDGPWDPKNGLRFDRRNVLLDIYAKSVTGQNVWGQKLDKNGFYKARVVKSGFDWGDAEFSRQPMEDLIIYELHVRGFTKHPSSGVEGRGTFHGLMEKIPYLKDLGVNAVELMPVFEFDETRDQREVNGRTLLDYWGYNPISFFAPNTSYAMRHETIENGNELKELIRELNRNGIECFLDVVFNHTAEGNEYGPVISFKGFDNNVYYMLTPDGYYYNFSGCGNTLNCNHPVMQSIILDCLRYWVTDYHVAGFRFDLASILGRDENGAPLSNPPLLKNLAYDPILKNVKLIAEAWDAGGLYQVGSFPSWKRWAEWNGRYRDDMRNFLKGDLSLGSTAAARITGSRDLYNPAFRGGNASVNFLNCHDGFTLWDMYSYSRKHNESNGWKNLDGTDDNRSWNCGAEGPTDDPEIRSLRRKMCRNAMTVLLMSRGTPMFFAGDEFLNSQQGNNNTYCQDSEISWLNWQDLDRNYDFFQYVRHLIAFRRSHRIVRAYGSEGAFGLPDLSTRCPDSASQILRVVYAGLDDEGVEDAVCLLINVFWETQWLDLPSLPGKRGWSIAFDSSLRYLKEGYALPDSRQSVPSGQWVEMEPRSVLVLTPAGKPEETAQEEPDC; translated from the coding sequence ATGACCAATTCAAATTCTGAGACCCATCAGCCCCCGGCGCCGCTCGAACGGATCGCCGGCTTCGACGTCCGTCCCGGCCTGTATCAGCTGAACGGAGCCACCGCGCTACCGGATGGAGCCGTGAATTTCACCGTCCACTCCAGCGGCGCCACCGGCTGTGAGCTGCTGCTCTTCCGGCCAAGGGAGACGGAGCCATACGCGGTGATCCCGATCCCCAACCGCTACCGCATCGGGGATGTCTGGTCGATGATCGTCTATCATCTGGATATTGAGGAGTTCGAGTACGCCTACCGGCTGGACGGACCGTGGGATCCGAAGAACGGCCTGCGGTTCGACCGGCGAAATGTGCTCCTCGACATTTACGCCAAATCCGTCACCGGCCAGAACGTCTGGGGCCAGAAGCTGGATAAAAACGGCTTCTACAAGGCCCGCGTGGTGAAAAGCGGCTTCGACTGGGGCGACGCGGAGTTTTCCCGCCAGCCGATGGAGGATCTGATCATCTATGAACTTCATGTCCGGGGCTTCACTAAACACCCGTCCTCCGGAGTGGAAGGACGGGGGACATTCCACGGACTGATGGAAAAGATCCCGTATCTGAAGGATCTCGGAGTGAACGCGGTGGAGCTGATGCCGGTCTTCGAGTTCGACGAGACGCGGGACCAGCGCGAGGTGAACGGACGGACGCTGCTCGATTACTGGGGATACAATCCGATCAGCTTCTTCGCGCCGAACACCAGCTACGCAATGCGCCATGAGACCATTGAAAACGGCAACGAGCTGAAGGAACTGATCCGCGAGCTGAACCGGAACGGGATCGAATGCTTTCTCGATGTCGTCTTCAACCACACGGCCGAAGGCAACGAATACGGCCCCGTGATTTCCTTCAAAGGCTTTGACAACAACGTTTACTACATGCTGACGCCGGACGGATACTACTACAACTTCAGCGGCTGCGGCAACACCCTCAACTGCAACCATCCCGTGATGCAGTCGATCATTCTGGACTGCCTCCGCTACTGGGTCACCGACTACCACGTGGCCGGCTTCCGCTTCGATCTCGCCAGCATCCTCGGGCGGGACGAAAACGGCGCGCCGCTCAGCAATCCGCCTCTTCTCAAGAATCTCGCGTATGACCCGATCCTGAAAAACGTGAAGCTGATCGCCGAAGCATGGGACGCGGGCGGTCTCTATCAGGTCGGCTCTTTCCCGTCATGGAAGCGCTGGGCGGAGTGGAACGGACGCTACCGCGATGATATGCGGAACTTCCTGAAGGGAGATCTCAGCCTTGGTTCAACCGCGGCCGCCCGGATCACGGGCTCCCGGGATCTCTACAATCCTGCTTTCCGCGGCGGGAACGCATCGGTCAACTTTCTCAACTGTCACGACGGCTTCACGCTGTGGGACATGTACAGCTACAGCCGGAAGCACAACGAGAGCAACGGCTGGAAAAACCTCGACGGGACCGACGACAACCGGAGCTGGAACTGCGGAGCGGAAGGCCCGACCGACGACCCGGAGATCCGATCGCTGCGGCGGAAAATGTGCCGGAACGCCATGACGGTGCTTCTGATGAGCCGCGGCACGCCGATGTTCTTCGCCGGCGATGAATTTTTGAACTCCCAGCAGGGAAACAACAACACCTACTGTCAGGACAGCGAAATTTCCTGGCTCAACTGGCAGGATCTCGACCGGAACTATGACTTCTTCCAGTACGTCCGCCATCTGATCGCCTTCCGCCGCTCCCACCGCATTGTCCGCGCGTACGGGTCGGAGGGGGCCTTCGGCCTTCCGGATCTGAGCACGCGCTGCCCGGACAGCGCGTCCCAGATTCTCCGGGTCGTCTATGCGGGACTCGATGATGAGGGTGTGGAGGACGCGGTCTGCCTGCTGATCAATGTCTTCTGGGAGACGCAGTGGCTCGATCTTCCGTCCCTTCCGGGAAAGCGCGGCTGGTCGATTGCCTTTGATTCCTCCCTTCGCTATCTGAAGGAAGGCTACGCGCTGCCGGACAGCCGTCAATCCGTCCCGTCCGGCCAGTGGGTCGAAATGGAACCCCGCTCCGTGCTGGTGCTGACGCCGGCAGGAAAACCGGAGGAAACCGCACAGGAAGAGCCGGACTGCTGA
- a CDS encoding RsiV family protein, whose translation MADKKRTGRLITEVLCTGLIVWSFVAGPEAVILASADMMTCGAETDAEMETGAETALLLHPTLRSHARDASGQSGEELLARISYPEIHIPQEETRFSALSSALSRYNSQKEASSLETLRTLAESAKEIHRNGDTDLCCFQGCEAQIARADQIAFSVIENESEYLGGAHGYYEKSGVTYDSERGQLLAFSDVVQDCDAAAERVVQKLSQEYPALSSPPEKEKLASSMKQKDAGQDQPVLFHWYLTSLGVHLTFPPYSLGCYAEGQQEIQLSFEEDPGLFNPRYSRIPETFVVPFDRDTGIWADVTGDGAVDRIAVSGDIDETGAYRNFTVSVNDQALTLSEFPYYSTELYLIRSNARYQLYAFCKSDNDYQILKVFSLGNGEPAEQTPPPADEERQDPYNLGVRSFGTDGGDEAEETDQSGRNECAYHYETDALTDPDSMRLSTRMDAMSTYQAYKSYSAGEGYPLSSEPYYQADAEHIWLTLKQAAEFETVSESGEQTGKASYPEGTVFTILRTDGAGVVDLRPAAGGDEIARVSVDFSDWPQQVCGFELEALFDGPVFAG comes from the coding sequence ATGGCAGACAAAAAACGTACAGGCCGCCTGATCACGGAAGTTCTTTGCACAGGGCTGATCGTTTGGAGTTTCGTGGCGGGACCGGAAGCAGTCATCCTGGCATCCGCAGACATGATGACCTGTGGAGCGGAGACGGACGCTGAGATGGAAACGGGGGCGGAGACTGCCTTACTGCTTCATCCGACGCTTCGAAGTCACGCCAGGGATGCCAGCGGGCAGAGCGGAGAGGAACTTCTGGCTCGGATTTCATACCCGGAGATTCATATCCCGCAGGAAGAGACGCGCTTTTCTGCCCTGAGCAGTGCGCTTTCCCGGTATAACAGTCAGAAGGAGGCGTCCAGCCTTGAGACATTGAGGACACTGGCAGAGTCGGCGAAAGAAATCCACAGGAATGGCGACACGGATCTTTGCTGCTTCCAGGGATGCGAAGCGCAGATTGCCAGGGCGGATCAGATCGCTTTCAGCGTCATCGAAAACGAATCAGAATATCTGGGAGGGGCTCACGGCTACTACGAGAAAAGCGGAGTGACTTATGACAGTGAGCGCGGACAGCTCCTTGCGTTCTCCGATGTGGTGCAGGACTGCGACGCGGCAGCGGAGCGTGTTGTGCAAAAGCTCTCGCAGGAATATCCGGCGCTGAGCAGTCCGCCGGAGAAGGAAAAGCTGGCTTCTTCCATGAAGCAGAAGGATGCCGGACAGGATCAGCCGGTTCTTTTTCACTGGTATCTGACCTCACTTGGCGTGCATCTTACCTTTCCACCTTACAGTCTGGGATGCTATGCGGAAGGGCAGCAGGAGATCCAGCTTTCCTTCGAGGAGGATCCGGGTCTGTTTAACCCGAGATACAGCCGGATCCCGGAGACGTTTGTCGTTCCGTTTGACCGGGATACGGGCATCTGGGCGGATGTCACAGGGGATGGAGCAGTTGACCGCATCGCAGTCAGCGGGGATATAGACGAGACCGGTGCATACCGGAATTTCACCGTCAGTGTGAACGACCAGGCGCTGACGCTTTCAGAATTTCCATATTACAGCACGGAGCTTTATCTCATCAGGTCGAACGCCCGCTATCAGCTTTATGCTTTCTGCAAGTCGGATAATGATTACCAGATCCTGAAAGTATTCTCACTTGGAAATGGGGAACCGGCTGAGCAGACGCCGCCTCCTGCAGATGAGGAAAGGCAGGATCCGTACAATCTCGGAGTGAGATCGTTCGGAACCGATGGCGGGGATGAGGCGGAAGAGACTGACCAAAGCGGCCGCAATGAGTGTGCATACCATTATGAGACGGATGCATTGACCGATCCGGACAGCATGCGGCTTTCGACCCGGATGGATGCCATGAGCACCTATCAGGCGTATAAATCCTATTCGGCTGGGGAGGGGTATCCGCTCAGCAGCGAACCTTATTATCAGGCAGACGCAGAACACATCTGGCTGACATTGAAACAGGCGGCCGAATTTGAGACCGTATCGGAAAGCGGCGAGCAGACCGGAAAGGCCTCTTACCCTGAGGGCACCGTGTTCACGATTCTGAGGACAGATGGCGCCGGGGTGGTGGATCTGAGACCTGCAGCAGGAGGAGATGAGATCGCGCGGGTGAGCGTCGATTTCTCAGACTGGCCGCAGCAGGTCTGTGGTTTCGAACTGGAGGCGCTTTTCGACGGACCGGTGTTTGCCGGCTGA
- the thiW gene encoding energy coupling factor transporter S component ThiW — translation MKHEHLKKLVTSALLVAVIIALSSFYIPVGASKCFPIQHMVNILSAVLLGPGWGVVIAFVASLIRNLMGTGSLMAFPGSMVGALCCGLMFRATKKYLPTCLAEIIGTGLFGDMLAYPVASLLMGNSQAALFTYVVPFFISTAGGTLLAAVLISILDKTKAMQYMRQVLSA, via the coding sequence ATGAAACATGAACATCTGAAAAAACTGGTCACATCGGCACTGCTTGTCGCGGTCATCATCGCGCTCTCCAGCTTCTACATTCCCGTCGGCGCGTCAAAATGCTTCCCGATCCAGCATATGGTCAACATTCTGTCCGCCGTCCTCCTCGGGCCCGGCTGGGGTGTCGTGATTGCCTTCGTGGCTTCTCTCATCCGGAACCTGATGGGAACCGGCTCTCTGATGGCCTTCCCGGGCAGCATGGTCGGCGCTTTGTGCTGTGGGCTGATGTTCAGGGCTACGAAGAAGTACCTTCCGACCTGTCTTGCCGAGATTATCGGGACCGGCCTCTTCGGCGACATGCTCGCCTACCCTGTCGCCTCTCTCCTGATGGGAAACAGCCAGGCCGCTCTGTTCACCTATGTCGTGCCCTTCTTCATCAGCACGGCAGGCGGAACCCTTCTGGCGGCAGTCCTGATTTCCATTCTGGACAAGACGAAGGCAATGCAGTACATGCGTCAGGTCCTTTCCGCATGA
- a CDS encoding ADP-ribosylglycohydrolase family protein — protein MNKNKNGIWLDGIMGAVIGCGLYSFMVREILRADALLTAVNLGEDTGTVGAICGGLAGLFYGYEDIPANWLAVIERREWIETLCCGTEEQKAGARVGLYE, from the coding sequence ATGAATAAAAACAAGAACGGGATATGGCTTGACGGGATCATGGGCGCCGTGATCGGCTGCGGCTTGTATTCCTTCATGGTCAGAGAGATTCTGAGGGCGGATGCACTGCTCACAGCAGTAAACCTGGGCGAGGATACTGGTACAGTCGGCGCAATCTGCGGTGGATTGGCCGGGCTCTTTTACGGTTATGAAGATATTCCGGCGAACTGGCTGGCGGTGATTGAAAGACGGGAATGGATTGAAACACTATGCTGTGGAACCGAGGAACAGAAAGCAGGCGCAAGAGTGGGACTATATGAGTGA
- a CDS encoding ATP-binding cassette domain-containing protein, with amino-acid sequence MPMLPGFSLPYQLYLLDYLKNSGKTILIVLHDLHLASGFCDRLFLLKDGKNVAEGTPEGVLTPEHVRDVFRVNGHAVRKRDRTDFELDMSLNLSDGSL; translated from the coding sequence ATGCCTATGCTGCCCGGCTTTTCTTTACCATATCAGCTCTATCTGCTGGATTATCTGAAAAACAGCGGCAAAACCATCCTGATCGTCCTGCATGACCTGCATCTCGCTTCGGGATTCTGCGACCGTCTCTTCCTCCTCAAGGACGGGAAAAACGTGGCGGAGGGAACGCCGGAGGGCGTTCTGACCCCGGAACACGTCCGGGATGTGTTCCGGGTGAACGGTCATGCTGTCCGCAAAAGGGACAGAACCGATTTTGAATTGGATATGTCTCTGAACCTCTCCGACGGTTCCCTGTAG